One genomic segment of Brachionichthys hirsutus isolate HB-005 unplaced genomic scaffold, CSIRO-AGI_Bhir_v1 contig_473, whole genome shotgun sequence includes these proteins:
- the LOC137914948 gene encoding thyrotropin-releasing hormone receptor-like gives MENLTMDNTAMGNDTSTQGNGTLGVWTDYTVEYKVASVFLVCLICGVGVVGNAMVILVVLTTKHMRTPTNCYLVSLAAADLMVLTAAGLPNITDALCGQWVFGYAGCLGITYFQYLGINASSCSITAFTVERYIAICHPIKAQFLCTLSRAKRIITLVWALTCAYCVMWLFLSDTETLAYDNAARLSCAYKVSRSHYLPIYFTDFAVFYALPLLLATVLYGLIARILFLNPLPSDPKDSSKKWRKETSQGGRRTISASSSSSSTAASRRQVTKMLAVVVILFALLWMPYRTLVVVNSFLDEAYLDAWFLLFCRLCVYLNSAINPVIYNAMSQKFRTAFKKLCQCSPQRKEKPASYSVALTYSVIKDTSNGESPDHFTTVMDDELNLPTNQYLPSSILPGAKQMASKEPSL, from the exons ATGGAGAACCTCACCATGGATAACACGGCGATGGGAAACGACACGTCGACGCAGGGCAATGGAACTCTGGGTGTTTGGACCGACTACACAGTCGAATACAAAGTGGCCAGCGTGTTTCTGGTGTGCCTCATATGCGGGGTGGGGGTCGTGGGGAACGCGATGGTCATACTGGTGGTGCTGACCACCAAACACATGCGCACTCCCACTAACTGTTACCTGGTGAGTCTGGCCGCCGCCGACCTGATGGTCCTGACGGCCGCCGGGCTGCCAAACATCACCGACGCGCTGTGCGGCCAGTGGGTGTTCGGCTACGCGGGCTGCTTGGGCATCACTTACTTCCAGTACCTGGGGATCAACGCGTCCTCCTGCTCCATCACCGCGTTCACCGTGGAGCGCTACATCGCCATCTGCCACCCCATCAAAGCGCAATTCCTGTGCACTTTGTCCAGGGCGAAGAGAATCATCACGCTGGTGTGGGCGCTCACCTGTGCGTACTGCGTAATGTGGCTCTTTCTGTCAGACACCGAGACGTTGGCCTACGACAACGCGGCGCGTCTCAGCTGCGCCTACAAGGTGTCCAGAAGCCACTACCTGCCCATCTACTTCACAGATTTCGCCGTGTTTTACGCGCTGCCCCTCCTGCTGGCCACGGTCCTGTACGGGCTGATCGCGCGGATACTTTTCCTCAACCCTCTGCCCTCGGATCCGAAGGACAGCAGCAAGAAGTGGAGGAAGGAGACGAGTCAGGGAGGCAGGAGGACGATCagcgccagctcctccagcagcagcacggctGCCTCCCGCAgacag GTGACAAAGATGCTGGCTGTGGTGGTGATCCTCTTCGCCCTCCTTTGGATGCCCTACCGGACCTTAGTGGTGGTCAACTCCTTCCTGGACGAGGCCTACCTGGACGCCTGGTTCCTGCTCTTCTGCCGTCTCTGCGTCTACCTCAACAGCGCCATCAACCCGGTCATCTACAATGCCATGTCCCAGAAGTTCCGCACTGCTTTCAAGAAGCTGTGTCAGTGCAGCCCACAGCGTAAAGAGAAACCGGCTTCTTACAGCGTGGCGCTAACCTACAGTGTCATCAAAGACACATCCAATGGCGAAAGCCCCGATCACTTCACCACAGTAATGGACGACGAGCTAAACTTGCCGACCAATCAGTATTTACCATCCAGCATCTTGCCAGGTGCCAAGCAAATGGCATCCAAAGAGCCTtctct